One stretch of Cyanobium sp. Tous-M-B4 DNA includes these proteins:
- a CDS encoding type II toxin-antitoxin system Phd/YefM family antitoxin — translation MDAISYSTARAHLAGTMNKVCENHEPVVITRRGEPAVVMLSLADYKAMEETTFLLRSPANAQRLLRSIACLNGGGGEEHDLLPCD, via the coding sequence ATGGACGCGATCTCCTACAGCACCGCCCGTGCCCATTTGGCGGGCACGATGAACAAGGTGTGTGAAAACCATGAACCAGTAGTGATCACACGCCGCGGCGAGCCCGCCGTGGTGATGCTCTCCCTAGCCGATTACAAGGCAATGGAGGAAACCACCTTTCTCCTGCGCAGCCCGGCCAACGCCCAGCGCCTGCTCCGCTCTATCGCCTGCCTGAACGGCGGTGGCGGGGAAGAACACGATCTACTGCCGTGCGACTGA
- a CDS encoding GAF domain-containing protein, whose translation MQLKVRAVVPQVQRLTCERVDGELQRLTPIYDSRPLPPEASWRGGSSVVLPVSQDGRLDFVVGFHAPEAAVFSDAEQATLEALAELIGLTVRNHFNATASLYVAVPAITSTGCPTIRA comes from the coding sequence TTGCAGCTAAAGGTTCGAGCCGTGGTGCCCCAGGTGCAGCGCCTCACCTGCGAACGGGTGGATGGGGAGCTGCAGCGCCTCACACCGATTTACGACAGCAGACCACTGCCACCTGAAGCCTCATGGCGCGGTGGGTCGTCGGTGGTTTTGCCGGTGAGCCAGGACGGCAGGCTGGATTTTGTGGTGGGTTTCCATGCCCCCGAGGCGGCGGTCTTTTCAGATGCGGAGCAGGCCACCCTGGAGGCGTTGGCCGAGTTGATCGGCCTCACGGTGCGCAACCATTTCAATGCCACGGCTTCCCTCTATGTGGCCGTACCGGCGATCACCTCAACCGGGTGTCCCACTATTCGCGCTTGA
- a CDS encoding HD domain-containing phosphohydrolase, which yields MSHYSRLIAEGLAERRGLSAHAVDQIARFSRLHDIGKIGIPDRILLKQGPLTDEERQVMNTHVQLGLEMIGKVLGQYDLSALPGAQVLCNVIRHHHERLDGSGYPEGLKGEAISLEGRIVAVADVFDALVSRRPYHNSCTIQEGLAVVQQQADDGRLDGDCVAELEQVLAETGISP from the coding sequence GTGTCCCACTATTCGCGCTTGATCGCCGAGGGGCTAGCTGAGCGCCGGGGCCTCAGCGCCCATGCCGTCGATCAGATCGCCCGTTTCTCCCGCCTGCACGACATTGGCAAGATCGGCATCCCCGATCGGATTCTGCTCAAGCAGGGCCCGCTCACGGACGAGGAGCGGCAGGTGATGAACACCCATGTGCAGCTGGGGCTGGAGATGATCGGCAAGGTGCTTGGTCAATACGACCTAAGCGCCCTGCCCGGCGCCCAGGTGCTCTGCAATGTGATCCGCCACCACCATGAGCGCCTTGATGGCTCCGGCTATCCCGAGGGGCTCAAGGGTGAAGCGATTTCCCTGGAGGGCCGAATCGTGGCGGTAGCCGATGTGTTTGATGCGTTGGTGAGCCGCCGCCCTTACCACAACAGCTGCACGATCCAGGAGGGGCTGGCGGTGGTGCAGCAGCAGGCGGATGATGGCCGGCTTGATGGCGATTGTGTGGCGGAGTTGGAGCAGGTGCTGGCTGAAACGGGGATCAGCCCGTGA
- a CDS encoding type IV pilin protein, with protein MIGLEHFSVTLARLRGGPAKKHPAGQALQNGKLGQIAIRKFGIPAAVAGFTLVELLIVVIIIGVLAAIALPAFLNQQGRARINAAQKSAMSTARACAAAQITGDFTTATPAASAATTGECEPAGTESIFTSSRDAFSTTQEAQATVTANGAVALTQCAEASGWTQGEPPRCQATQ; from the coding sequence TTGATCGGCCTTGAGCATTTTTCAGTGACATTGGCACGGCTTCGGGGTGGCCCTGCCAAGAAGCACCCTGCAGGCCAAGCACTTCAGAATGGCAAGTTGGGCCAGATCGCAATCAGGAAGTTCGGCATTCCAGCTGCAGTAGCTGGCTTCACATTGGTGGAGTTGCTAATCGTGGTGATAATCATCGGCGTTTTGGCAGCTATTGCCCTGCCAGCCTTTCTGAATCAGCAGGGAAGGGCCCGAATCAATGCAGCGCAAAAGAGCGCCATGTCAACCGCGCGAGCTTGTGCCGCAGCCCAGATCACGGGCGATTTCACCACAGCAACCCCAGCCGCTTCGGCAGCAACCACCGGCGAATGCGAACCCGCGGGCACGGAGAGCATTTTCACTTCCAGCAGAGACGCGTTTAGTACAACTCAAGAAGCCCAGGCAACCGTGACCGCCAATGGTGCCGTCGCTCTCACCCAATGTGCAGAGGCCAGTGGATGGACGCAAGGAGAACCACCCAGATGCCAAGCAACGCAATGA
- a CDS encoding prepilin-type N-terminal cleavage/methylation domain-containing protein, whose protein sequence is MAAKLLAQRSLIQRLNSSKKRNALQAGFTLVELLIVVIIIGILAAIALPAFLNQQGRAKVNGAQNSAMSAARACAAAQVTGDQASATVTGSGTNGTCNAAGTPSTFTSPQAAFGTTADAIATVASDGSAALTTCAAASGWTAGTVPACVPVKS, encoded by the coding sequence ATGGCAGCCAAGCTGCTCGCGCAGCGCTCCCTGATCCAACGCCTCAACAGCTCCAAGAAGCGCAACGCCCTGCAGGCCGGCTTCACCTTGGTGGAACTGCTGATCGTTGTGATCATCATCGGCATCCTCGCAGCCATTGCCCTACCTGCCTTCCTGAACCAGCAGGGCCGCGCCAAGGTGAATGGTGCTCAAAACAGCGCCATGTCAGCTGCCCGCGCTTGCGCCGCCGCTCAGGTCACCGGAGATCAGGCTTCTGCAACCGTTACCGGAAGTGGCACCAACGGAACCTGCAACGCAGCAGGAACGCCTAGTACATTCACATCACCTCAAGCTGCTTTTGGCACAACTGCAGATGCCATAGCCACAGTTGCTTCCGACGGATCTGCCGCTCTCACCACATGCGCCGCAGCATCTGGTTGGACTGCAGGTACCGTACCTGCATGCGTTCCTGTTAAATCCTAG
- a CDS encoding cell wall metabolism sensor histidine kinase WalK, translating into MRISPLRLWLQSTSLLAVLAGYSLLLLFNQGLAGLQRGTAHQQLVQQLETTLAARARSRGQLQALTDSSLLPGLELRLRPAAAPAPAGAQPTEQGRQGQELLVSTTAISLLDGSTASLEVLQNVSASVRQERLAFWLLAVAAGLSSLFTSALLRLVLQRGLVQPLQEFTTQLSATQAPPLASDQIPVAEQPEELQPIALAFNDLQQRLSVSWERQRSFVDGVAHELRTPITLISGHAQRLLRQPGLEATAPSLRLIQQEAQRMGSLVSDLLDLARQDSGRLQLRRRPILADEALVQAYERLASSSGWRLHLDTPAAELPVAMGDPERLQQCLAALIENALHYSPTPLPVTLAADQQGDSLVLHVRDQGPGVDPSERDAIFGRFARGSAAINANSRGSGIGLAVVRLLMEAMGGSVVVAEAPGGGADFQLHLPLVRSLGVVSP; encoded by the coding sequence ATGCGCATTTCGCCCCTGCGGCTCTGGCTGCAGAGCACCTCCCTACTGGCGGTGCTGGCTGGCTACAGCCTGCTGCTGCTGTTCAACCAGGGCTTGGCTGGTCTGCAGCGGGGCACTGCCCACCAGCAACTGGTGCAGCAGCTGGAAACCACCCTGGCGGCCCGGGCCCGCAGCCGCGGCCAGCTGCAGGCTCTGACTGATTCCTCCCTGCTGCCAGGCCTGGAGCTGCGGCTGCGGCCTGCTGCTGCGCCAGCCCCGGCTGGAGCCCAACCCACCGAGCAAGGCCGCCAAGGGCAGGAATTGTTGGTGAGCACCACAGCCATTTCCTTGCTGGATGGCAGCACCGCAAGCTTGGAGGTGCTGCAGAACGTGTCGGCCTCGGTGCGGCAGGAGCGCCTGGCCTTCTGGCTGCTGGCGGTGGCGGCTGGTCTATCCAGCCTGTTCACCAGTGCCCTGTTGCGCCTGGTGTTGCAGCGCGGCCTGGTGCAGCCCCTGCAGGAATTCACCACCCAGCTCTCCGCCACCCAGGCGCCGCCGCTGGCTTCCGATCAGATCCCCGTGGCCGAGCAGCCAGAAGAGCTGCAGCCCATCGCCCTCGCTTTCAACGACCTGCAGCAGCGCCTATCGGTTTCCTGGGAGCGGCAGCGCTCCTTTGTTGATGGCGTTGCCCATGAGCTGCGCACGCCGATCACCCTGATCTCCGGCCACGCCCAGCGCCTGCTGCGTCAGCCCGGCTTGGAGGCCACAGCGCCCTCGCTGCGCTTGATCCAGCAGGAGGCCCAGCGCATGGGCAGCCTGGTGAGCGATCTGCTCGATCTGGCCCGCCAGGATTCCGGCCGGTTGCAGTTGCGGCGGCGGCCGATCCTGGCTGATGAGGCCCTGGTGCAGGCCTATGAGCGGCTGGCCTCCAGCAGCGGCTGGCGCTTGCACCTAGACACGCCAGCTGCGGAGCTGCCAGTGGCGATGGGCGATCCGGAGCGGTTGCAGCAGTGCCTGGCCGCCCTGATCGAAAACGCTCTTCACTACAGCCCCACGCCGCTGCCGGTCACCCTTGCTGCCGACCAGCAGGGTGATTCCCTGGTGCTGCATGTGCGCGACCAGGGCCCCGGCGTGGACCCCAGCGAGCGCGATGCAATCTTTGGCCGCTTCGCCCGCGGCAGCGCCGCCATCAATGCCAACAGCCGCGGCAGTGGTATCGGCCTGGCCGTGGTGCGGCTGCTGATGGAGGCGATGGGTGGCTCTGTGGTGGTGGCCGAGGCGCCAGGGGGTGGGGCTGATTTTCAGTTGCATCTGCCCTTGGTTAGGTCCTTGGGGGTGGTCAGCCCGTAG
- a CDS encoding ParD-like family protein — translation MAKSPSPVRLQEELMQSATQAGARHHRSAAEQIEYWAALGRQVCRFVDPDSLLDVEAGLARLQVEPVVAQPVAPEAVFSAVELARQSGELPHLVSKAAIRYQASASQPGALERIAADGSRSTGSFSNGIFIPFEPEPG, via the coding sequence ATGGCGAAATCCCCATCCCCGGTGCGTCTGCAGGAGGAGCTGATGCAAAGCGCCACCCAGGCCGGGGCCCGGCACCATCGCAGCGCCGCCGAGCAGATCGAATACTGGGCGGCGCTGGGCCGGCAGGTTTGTCGTTTTGTCGACCCCGACAGCCTGCTGGATGTGGAAGCTGGGCTGGCGCGGCTGCAGGTGGAGCCGGTTGTGGCCCAGCCCGTGGCGCCAGAAGCGGTGTTCTCCGCCGTGGAACTGGCAAGGCAGAGCGGGGAGCTGCCCCACTTGGTGAGTAAGGCCGCCATCCGCTATCAGGCTTCCGCCAGCCAGCCCGGAGCGCTGGAGCGCATCGCGGCCGATGGCAGCCGCAGCACCGGCAGCTTTAGCAACGGCATCTTCATCCCTTTTGAGCCGGAGCCGGGTTGA
- a CDS encoding zeta toxin family protein has protein sequence MSGRTVSGKQLWLLVGGNGAGKSTFHRLFLEPLGLPFVNADNLAKLIAPDSPEAHGFEAALLAEQQRESLLLRGFSFCFETVYSHPSKVDFVARAKALGYEVVLVLLHLNDASLNQARIAQRISEGGHHVPAEKVISRIPRLLNNVQASLPLCDQVRLVDNSSTDHPFLPVATIIAGLEQRHQDPLPPWAHELLMPLGVPPSA, from the coding sequence TTGAGCGGGCGCACGGTTTCTGGCAAACAGCTCTGGTTGCTGGTGGGCGGTAATGGCGCCGGCAAAAGCACCTTTCACCGGCTGTTTCTGGAGCCGCTGGGTCTTCCCTTTGTGAATGCCGACAACCTCGCCAAACTCATTGCGCCGGATAGCCCGGAAGCCCATGGGTTTGAGGCGGCCCTGCTGGCTGAGCAGCAGCGTGAATCCTTGCTGCTGAGGGGTTTCAGTTTCTGCTTTGAAACGGTCTATTCCCATCCCTCCAAAGTCGACTTCGTTGCCCGCGCCAAGGCACTTGGTTATGAGGTGGTCTTGGTGCTGCTTCATCTCAATGACGCCTCCCTAAATCAGGCGCGGATCGCCCAGAGAATCTCAGAGGGTGGTCATCACGTGCCGGCTGAAAAGGTGATCAGCCGTATCCCCCGATTATTAAACAACGTCCAAGCATCTTTACCCTTATGCGATCAAGTGCGGCTTGTTGATAATTCCTCCACCGATCATCCCTTTTTGCCCGTAGCCACGATCATCGCTGGCCTTGAGCAGCGCCACCAAGATCCACTGCCTCCTTGGGCACACGAGCTGCTTATGCCCTTGGGGGTGCCTCCTTCAGCATGA
- a CDS encoding response regulator transcription factor, with protein sequence MPSPRLLIVDDDPELRHFLRTELEIEGYACAEAASGQQALVQLRESRWDLLLLDWTLPDFSGVEICRRLRGSDDHTPVLMLTARDDVRERVEALDAGADDYLTKPFSIEELLARVRARLRSASKASSEPETLQLADLQLTAASREVSRGGESISLTGREFELLHLLLRQPNQVHGREAILNAVWGEQWVGDDNVLDVYIRALRRKLEREGRPTLIQTIRGVGFMLKEAPPRA encoded by the coding sequence ATGCCCAGCCCCCGCCTGCTGATCGTCGACGACGACCCGGAGCTGCGCCACTTCCTGCGCACCGAGCTGGAGATCGAGGGCTACGCCTGCGCCGAGGCAGCCAGCGGCCAGCAGGCGCTGGTGCAGCTGCGGGAGAGCCGCTGGGACCTGCTGCTGCTGGATTGGACCCTGCCGGATTTCAGCGGTGTGGAGATCTGCCGGCGCTTGCGGGGCAGCGACGATCACACGCCGGTGCTGATGCTCACCGCCCGCGATGACGTGCGCGAACGGGTGGAGGCGCTAGATGCCGGCGCCGACGACTACCTCACCAAACCCTTCTCAATCGAGGAGCTGCTGGCCCGGGTGCGGGCCAGGCTGCGCAGCGCCAGCAAAGCCAGCAGCGAGCCTGAAACCCTGCAGCTGGCGGATCTGCAGCTCACTGCAGCCAGCCGGGAGGTGAGCCGCGGCGGCGAAAGCATCAGCCTCACCGGCAGGGAATTTGAGCTGTTGCACCTATTACTGCGCCAGCCCAATCAGGTGCATGGCCGCGAGGCGATTCTCAACGCGGTGTGGGGCGAGCAGTGGGTGGGCGACGACAACGTGCTCGATGTGTATATCCGGGCACTGCGCCGCAAGCTGGAGCGAGAAGGCCGGCCAACCCTGATTCAGACCATCCGCGGCGTGGGCTTCATGCTGAAGGAGGCACCCCCAAGGGCATAA
- a CDS encoding TA system VapC family ribonuclease toxin, which yields MIPVALLDANVLIALIDPRHVHHESCHRWFSSREGADWASCAITQNAVLRIVGHPRYPNSPGSPAVVSRILQELVGHPQHRFWADAPSLLGLGHVNPRALVDSGQITDTYLLALAVQQGGVLASLDQRLSTVAVAGGQGALELIANAGS from the coding sequence GTGATTCCGGTCGCCTTGCTCGATGCCAACGTGCTGATCGCCTTAATCGACCCAAGGCATGTCCACCACGAGAGCTGCCACCGCTGGTTTTCGAGCCGAGAAGGGGCCGATTGGGCCAGTTGTGCGATCACCCAAAACGCAGTGCTGCGCATCGTGGGGCATCCGCGCTACCCGAATTCCCCGGGATCGCCGGCGGTCGTGAGCAGGATCCTGCAGGAGCTGGTTGGCCATCCGCAGCACCGGTTCTGGGCAGACGCCCCGAGCCTGCTGGGCCTTGGCCATGTCAACCCCAGGGCCCTGGTGGACTCGGGCCAGATCACGGACACCTATCTCCTGGCTCTGGCGGTGCAGCAGGGAGGGGTGCTGGCCAGCCTCGACCAACGCCTCAGCACCGTTGCCGTGGCAGGCGGGCAGGGCGCCCTCGAGCTGATTGCCAACGCAGGCTCCTAG
- a CDS encoding CopG family transcriptional regulator: MRTTLRLDDDVLSAARVLARERRQPIGNVVSELLRRALTTPGPAVPGSPPPEQRNGFPLLPLQPSGGPVDLELVNSLRGDGE, from the coding sequence ATGCGCACCACCCTGCGGCTGGATGACGACGTGCTCTCTGCAGCGCGGGTATTGGCTCGCGAACGGCGCCAACCCATTGGCAACGTGGTCAGCGAATTGCTACGCCGCGCCCTAACCACCCCAGGGCCAGCAGTTCCCGGCAGCCCGCCGCCGGAGCAGCGCAATGGGTTTCCGTTGCTGCCCCTGCAACCCAGCGGAGGCCCAGTAGATCTTGAGCTCGTCAACAGCCTGCGGGGGGACGGGGAGTGA
- a CDS encoding type II toxin-antitoxin system PemK/MazF family toxin translates to MKPFDRHSLVLVPFPFTDRATQKRRPAVVLSPPDFQRASGHVLLAMVTSAKQSAWPLDWTIQNHQAAGLPQPCLVRFKVFTLDERLILKTLGHLAPPDRDGVAAQLHQLVD, encoded by the coding sequence ATGAAGCCGTTTGACCGTCATTCGCTGGTGCTGGTGCCGTTCCCCTTCACGGATCGCGCCACCCAGAAGCGGCGCCCGGCGGTGGTGCTGTCTCCACCCGACTTCCAGCGCGCCTCAGGCCACGTGCTGCTGGCGATGGTGACGTCGGCCAAGCAATCCGCGTGGCCCCTGGATTGGACGATCCAGAACCATCAGGCCGCCGGCCTGCCCCAGCCCTGCCTGGTGCGCTTCAAGGTGTTCACGCTGGATGAACGCCTGATCCTGAAGACCCTGGGACACCTGGCCCCGCCCGATCGAGATGGAGTCGCAGCCCAGCTGCACCAATTGGTGGACTGA
- a CDS encoding AbrB/MazE/SpoVT family DNA-binding domain-containing protein, producing the protein MEVATLTAKGQVTVPKAVREALGLRQGDQLSWELEDGSVRVRAIAPLDLAYLRSLDASLQEWSSPADEEAFAGL; encoded by the coding sequence ATGGAAGTGGCAACCCTGACGGCCAAGGGGCAGGTGACCGTGCCCAAGGCGGTGCGCGAAGCCTTGGGGCTGCGACAGGGGGATCAACTCAGCTGGGAGCTGGAGGATGGCTCAGTACGGGTGCGGGCGATTGCGCCGCTGGATCTGGCCTACCTGCGCAGCCTCGACGCCAGCCTGCAGGAATGGAGCAGCCCGGCGGATGAGGAAGCCTTCGCAGGGCTATGA
- a CDS encoding ABC transporter permease, with the protein MLLSLRRAPSLSVRMARWGLVIVVAYALVALLTPLLVHAGWLSDPNAGLQNPIYAQPSLSHWCGTDRLGRDVCVRTLAGSGVALQVVLLALVIALLIGVPLGMVSGYLGGWVDRVLVLLMDTLYTLPVLLLSVVLAFLLGRGLPNAAAALCVVYIPQYFRVVRNQTAQVKAELFVEAAQSLGAGPIWILRRYLLRNVITSVPVLLTLNAADAVLVLGGLGFLGLGLPETIPEWGGDLQQALTAVPTGIWWTALYPGLAMFVLVLGLSFLGEGLESWLSGGSAQRTGS; encoded by the coding sequence ATGCTTTTGTCGTTGCGCCGCGCCCCCAGCCTCTCGGTCCGCATGGCCCGCTGGGGTTTGGTGATCGTGGTGGCCTACGCCCTGGTGGCCCTGCTCACGCCGCTGCTGGTGCATGCCGGCTGGCTTAGTGATCCCAACGCCGGCCTGCAAAATCCGATCTATGCCCAGCCCTCGCTGAGCCACTGGTGCGGCACCGATCGTTTAGGCCGCGACGTGTGCGTGCGCACCCTCGCCGGCAGTGGCGTGGCCCTGCAGGTGGTGCTGCTGGCCCTGGTGATCGCCCTGTTGATCGGTGTGCCCCTTGGCATGGTGAGCGGCTACTTGGGCGGCTGGGTGGATCGGGTGCTGGTGCTGCTGATGGACACCCTCTACACCCTGCCGGTGCTGCTGCTCTCGGTGGTGCTTGCCTTCCTGCTGGGCCGGGGCCTGCCCAATGCCGCCGCCGCCCTTTGCGTCGTCTACATCCCCCAATACTTCCGGGTGGTGCGCAACCAAACCGCCCAGGTGAAGGCTGAGTTGTTTGTGGAGGCGGCCCAGTCGCTTGGCGCCGGCCCGATCTGGATCCTGCGCCGCTACCTGCTGCGCAACGTGATCACCTCGGTGCCGGTGCTGCTCACCCTCAACGCCGCCGATGCCGTGCTGGTGCTCGGTGGCCTCGGCTTTCTGGGCCTTGGCCTGCCCGAAACCATCCCCGAGTGGGGCGGCGACCTGCAGCAGGCCCTCACCGCCGTGCCCACCGGCATCTGGTGGACCGCCCTCTACCCGGGCTTGGCCATGTTTGTGCTGGTTCTGGGGCTGTCGTTTTTAGGCGAAGGCCTCGAGAGCTGGCTCAGCGGCGGCAGCGCTCAGCGCACCGGATCCTGA
- a CDS encoding ATP-binding protein, translated as MAAVRRFLQPPPGSFFLFGPRGTGKSTWLAQVFPEALRLDLLAPDVLRAYQARPERLSEFIAAAGKSAQTVVIDEIQKAPQLLDVVHALVEQRRDLRFVLTGSSARKLRHGAANLLGGRLVAVHMGPFMAAELGQDFDLMRAQANGLVPLVWQAVDPQATLAAYASLYLQEEVQAEALVRQIGDFARFLEVISFSQGTLLNLANLARETEIPRKRAESYLGILEDLLISFRLPVFQRRAQRQLVQHQKFFCFDAGVFRSLRPRGPLDGPEEIGGIALESLVAQHLRALCQLRPGGAQLSFWRTRSGLEVDFVVYGPDLFMAIEVKHSRRIDRSDLKALRAFGEDYPEAERLLLSLCPEPLLIDGIRCEPLEAWLRQLRP; from the coding sequence ATGGCGGCAGTGCGGCGATTTTTGCAGCCACCTCCTGGCAGCTTCTTCCTGTTTGGCCCCCGCGGCACCGGCAAGTCGACCTGGCTGGCACAGGTGTTCCCCGAAGCCCTGCGGCTGGATCTGCTGGCACCGGATGTACTGAGGGCCTACCAGGCCCGGCCAGAGCGGCTGTCGGAATTCATTGCTGCCGCTGGCAAATCCGCTCAGACGGTGGTGATCGACGAAATCCAGAAAGCCCCCCAGTTGCTCGACGTGGTGCATGCCCTGGTGGAGCAGCGGCGGGATCTGCGTTTTGTGCTCACCGGTTCGAGTGCCCGCAAGCTGCGCCACGGGGCCGCCAACCTGCTCGGTGGGCGGCTGGTGGCCGTGCACATGGGGCCCTTCATGGCTGCTGAGCTCGGCCAGGATTTTGATCTGATGCGGGCCCAGGCCAACGGACTGGTGCCCCTTGTGTGGCAAGCCGTGGATCCCCAGGCCACCTTGGCGGCCTATGCCTCGCTGTATCTGCAGGAAGAGGTGCAGGCAGAAGCCCTGGTGCGTCAGATCGGCGATTTCGCAAGGTTTCTGGAGGTGATCAGCTTTTCGCAGGGCACCCTGCTCAACCTGGCAAACCTGGCCCGGGAAACCGAGATACCCCGCAAAAGGGCTGAAAGCTATCTGGGAATTCTTGAGGATCTGTTGATCAGCTTTCGGCTGCCGGTGTTTCAACGGCGAGCCCAGCGGCAGCTGGTGCAGCACCAGAAGTTTTTCTGCTTCGATGCCGGAGTTTTTCGCTCCCTCAGGCCCCGCGGCCCGCTTGATGGGCCGGAAGAGATTGGCGGCATCGCTTTGGAATCCCTGGTGGCCCAGCACCTGCGGGCGCTCTGCCAGCTGCGGCCAGGAGGGGCCCAACTCAGCTTCTGGCGCACCCGATCTGGACTGGAGGTGGATTTCGTCGTGTATGGCCCAGACTTATTTATGGCCATCGAGGTGAAACACAGCCGTCGCATCGATCGCAGCGACCTCAAGGCGCTGCGGGCCTTCGGTGAGGACTACCCAGAGGCAGAGCGCTTGCTGCTCTCCTTGTGCCCAGAACCGCTGCTGATCGATGGCATCCGCTGTGAACCGCTGGAAGCCTGGTTGAGACAACTGCGCCCCTAA
- a CDS encoding DUF6165 family protein — protein MSPSPANLQIPASIGEVVDKITILELKAARLSGERLANVERERQLLLGCLEAAGLAVAEDLFDALRQINAKLWAIEDDIRALEAKQDFSDDFVALARAVYFSNDERAAVKRAINERHGSAIVEEKLYASYGDGNQASERLIPMQNG, from the coding sequence GTGTCCCCTAGCCCTGCCAACTTGCAGATTCCGGCTTCGATCGGGGAGGTGGTCGACAAGATCACGATCCTGGAACTCAAGGCCGCGCGGCTCAGTGGCGAGCGGCTAGCGAACGTGGAGCGGGAGCGGCAGCTACTGCTGGGTTGTCTGGAGGCAGCGGGCCTGGCGGTGGCAGAAGACCTGTTTGACGCCCTGCGCCAGATCAACGCCAAGCTCTGGGCCATCGAAGACGACATCCGCGCCCTTGAGGCCAAGCAGGACTTCAGCGACGATTTCGTCGCCCTGGCGCGAGCGGTGTATTTCAGCAACGACGAACGGGCCGCCGTGAAACGCGCCATCAACGAGCGCCACGGTTCAGCGATTGTGGAAGAGAAGCTCTACGCCAGCTATGGCGATGGGAATCAAGCGAGCGAACGCCTAATTCCCATGCAAAATGGCTAG
- the trmH gene encoding tRNA (guanosine(18)-2'-O)-methyltransferase TrmH, which produces MTLLPRRFERLKAVLDRRMGDLTVVLEHVDKPHNLSAILRSCDAVGVLEAHVVSLAGRTPTFNCTSKGSEKWVPLHRHSDGDSVALLRQLKDQGFRLYGTHLSVEAVDYRQCDFTGPSALVLGAEKWGLSAEAAALVDQPIVIPMHGMVQSLNVSVACATLLFEALRQRQVAGVLPRHGEGVPDGRYDTLLFEWAYPEVAAWCQREGRPYPSLDAEGAISETLPRTIKLRC; this is translated from the coding sequence ATGACCCTGCTGCCCCGCCGCTTTGAGCGGCTCAAGGCCGTGCTCGATCGCCGCATGGGCGATCTCACCGTGGTGCTCGAGCACGTGGATAAGCCCCACAACCTCTCGGCGATCCTGCGCAGCTGCGATGCGGTGGGGGTGCTTGAGGCCCATGTGGTGAGCCTGGCGGGCCGCACGCCCACCTTCAATTGCACCTCTAAGGGCAGCGAAAAGTGGGTGCCGCTGCATCGCCATAGCGACGGCGACAGCGTGGCCCTGCTGCGCCAACTCAAGGACCAGGGCTTTCGGCTCTATGGCACCCACCTGTCGGTGGAAGCGGTTGACTACCGCCAGTGCGACTTCACCGGCCCAAGCGCCCTGGTGCTGGGGGCGGAGAAGTGGGGCTTAAGCGCTGAAGCGGCGGCATTGGTAGATCAGCCGATCGTGATCCCGATGCACGGCATGGTGCAGTCGCTGAATGTGAGCGTGGCCTGCGCCACGCTGCTGTTTGAGGCGCTGCGTCAGCGGCAGGTGGCCGGGGTGCTGCCACGCCACGGCGAAGGGGTGCCGGACGGGCGCTACGACACCCTGCTATTTGAGTGGGCCTATCCGGAGGTGGCGGCCTGGTGCCAGCGTGAAGGCCGCCCCTATCCAAGCCTTGATGCCGAGGGGGCCATCAGCGAAACCCTGCCTCGCACGATCAAGCTGCGCTGCTGA
- a CDS encoding MGMT family protein, whose translation MQAPAPTFDQRVYAVVAQIPCGQLATYGQIAELVGVWGAARQVGWALRRLPLPSEIPWQRVVNAKGQISFNPSREGSDWIQRDLLLAEGIPVDAAGQLPLAQHRWRAKENL comes from the coding sequence ATGCAAGCTCCCGCCCCCACCTTTGATCAGCGGGTTTACGCCGTCGTGGCCCAGATCCCTTGCGGACAGCTGGCCACCTACGGCCAGATCGCTGAGCTGGTTGGGGTCTGGGGCGCCGCCCGCCAGGTGGGCTGGGCCCTGCGGCGGTTGCCCCTGCCGTCGGAGATCCCGTGGCAGCGGGTTGTTAATGCCAAAGGGCAGATCAGCTTCAACCCCAGCCGCGAAGGCAGCGACTGGATCCAGCGTGATCTGCTGCTCGCTGAAGGCATACCCGTAGATGCAGCGGGCCAGTTGCCCCTGGCCCAGCACCGTTGGCGGGCAAAAGAAAATTTGTGA